A stretch of Acidimicrobiales bacterium DNA encodes these proteins:
- a CDS encoding LysR family transcriptional regulator produces the protein MRTALPDLSIRQLEYLVAVADHPTWAAAAASVGVSASALSQGLAELERRVGVPLFDRDGRRRVLRPAAGEVLAHARQVVALTRDLATWADRARTGASGRVRIGMIDAAAVGHFSDHLRSFRAAHPELEVLLTVGPSGEMLDHLEAGRVDLAVCVDPRGSRRGVDVRPLLTEDIAVYSPDGRRPRRPDTWGPWVLFPEGSHTRALISDALEELGAPMDVVAESHQPEVLRSMVALGLGWTVLPVVQAETGTDALANGRVIASRDLVAATRTGAATDPAVALLLDRLAGEGGTGL, from the coding sequence GTGCGCACCGCCCTGCCCGACCTGTCGATTCGGCAACTCGAGTATCTGGTCGCCGTTGCCGACCACCCGACATGGGCGGCGGCCGCGGCCTCGGTCGGCGTGAGTGCGTCGGCGCTGTCGCAGGGGCTGGCCGAGCTGGAGCGTCGGGTCGGCGTGCCGTTGTTCGACCGGGATGGGAGGCGTCGGGTGCTGCGGCCGGCGGCCGGGGAAGTGCTGGCGCACGCCCGACAGGTCGTCGCGCTGACGAGAGACCTTGCGACGTGGGCCGACCGAGCCCGCACCGGCGCATCCGGTCGTGTCCGCATCGGGATGATCGACGCCGCGGCCGTCGGGCACTTCTCGGATCACCTCCGTTCCTTCCGCGCCGCCCATCCGGAGCTGGAGGTACTGCTCACGGTCGGGCCGTCTGGGGAGATGCTGGACCACCTCGAAGCGGGTCGAGTCGACCTCGCGGTGTGCGTCGATCCGCGGGGGTCTCGTCGGGGCGTCGACGTACGGCCCCTGCTGACCGAAGACATCGCCGTGTACTCCCCGGACGGGCGCCGACCTCGCCGACCCGACACGTGGGGTCCGTGGGTCCTCTTCCCCGAGGGATCACACACCCGGGCGCTCATCAGCGACGCGCTCGAGGAGCTGGGAGCTCCGATGGATGTCGTCGCCGAGTCGCATCAGCCGGAGGTGCTGCGTTCGATGGTGGCGCTCGGACTGGGGTGGACGGTCCTTCCGGTGGTGCAGGCGGAGACGGGAACGGACGCGCTGGCGAATGGACGTGTCATCGCGTCGCGGGACCTCGTGGCCGCCACCCGCACCGGAGCCGCGACGGATCCCGCGGTCGCCCTGCTCCTGGATCGCCTCGCTGGCGAAGGTGGGACGGGACTCTGA
- a CDS encoding MaoC family dehydratase encodes MSNAAKAFEAMQASEGRDEGHGDWFEITQEQIDQFADVTLDHQFIHIDPERATPLFGGTIAHGFLTLSMLVHLTESIEQELPPLEGVMMGINYGFDKVRFLNPVNSGKRVRAHSVISKVELKGAAINSTRTITVEIEGVEKPALMAEWIGRIVFDS; translated from the coding sequence ATGAGCAACGCAGCGAAGGCGTTCGAGGCCATGCAGGCCAGCGAGGGCAGGGACGAGGGCCACGGCGACTGGTTCGAGATCACGCAGGAGCAGATCGACCAGTTCGCCGATGTCACCCTCGACCATCAGTTCATCCACATCGACCCCGAGCGGGCGACGCCACTGTTCGGCGGCACGATCGCCCACGGGTTCCTGACCCTGTCGATGCTCGTCCACCTGACCGAGTCGATCGAGCAGGAACTCCCGCCCCTCGAGGGCGTGATGATGGGCATCAACTACGGCTTCGACAAGGTCCGCTTCCTCAACCCGGTCAACTCCGGCAAGCGGGTGCGGGCCCACAGCGTCATCAGCAAGGTGGAACTCAAGGGCGCGGCGATCAACAGCACGCGCACCATCACGGTCGAGATCGAGGGCGTCGAGAAGCCGGCCCTGATGGCCGAGTGGATCGGCCGGATCGTCTTCGACTCATGA
- a CDS encoding alpha/beta hydrolase, whose translation MIGRVAATALAVALLTSACGTDEASEPPPLVTSSTATGSATAPRASTSIAQVDCPDDLRRSDGLALACGLVTVPIDRDDGEDGSTRITVATLAGYDTGFETPLAVLQGGPGGASSDFGAWFPQQPFTQVFIDQRGVGFAGPDFDCPEIVDALPRILSSSYDAAAVLSEEAYDDCARRLDQDLVLQHTESETHAGDVVDTMTALGYDRWVVYGVSYGSTIGLELLRDEPEGMAGVILDGVYPPQLDTDAAIVASATRALDVLDEACAAETVCRQYLADGSVRSTLERVMVELDERPMTVSLGGNRVGLAQDVELVLDGGRAAELIFPLMYQEAWLRYIPAIVGGLDDRDESSARWLGETGVRVFLSSALANDEGTYFAVQCHDRLPFTDGPGQVDDPFAAAVAAAPLADMCREWERDEAPPLAHAPVVSDISTLLLSGTFDPITPPDHAAMAAETLTNATTVVQDGRGHGIWAGDSCIAQIVQQFVADPARTLDTSCAESGVDVEWARP comes from the coding sequence GTGATCGGACGGGTCGCCGCCACGGCGTTGGCGGTGGCCCTCCTCACCTCGGCCTGCGGCACCGACGAGGCGTCGGAACCGCCGCCGCTCGTCACCTCGTCGACCGCGACCGGTTCGGCGACGGCACCGCGCGCGTCCACCTCGATCGCCCAGGTCGACTGCCCCGACGATCTGCGCCGCTCGGACGGGCTGGCGCTCGCGTGCGGGCTGGTCACGGTTCCGATCGACCGGGACGACGGCGAGGACGGTTCGACCCGGATCACCGTCGCGACACTCGCCGGCTACGACACCGGGTTCGAGACGCCGCTCGCCGTCCTGCAGGGCGGACCGGGCGGGGCGAGCTCGGACTTCGGCGCGTGGTTCCCCCAGCAGCCCTTCACCCAGGTGTTCATCGACCAACGCGGCGTCGGGTTCGCCGGGCCCGACTTCGACTGTCCGGAAATCGTCGACGCCCTGCCGCGGATCCTCTCCAGCTCCTACGACGCCGCGGCCGTGCTGTCCGAGGAGGCCTACGACGACTGCGCCCGCCGCCTCGACCAGGATCTCGTGCTGCAGCACACCGAGTCCGAGACCCACGCCGGCGATGTGGTCGACACGATGACGGCGTTGGGATACGACCGCTGGGTCGTCTACGGCGTCAGCTATGGCTCCACGATCGGCCTCGAGCTGCTTCGGGACGAACCGGAGGGCATGGCCGGGGTGATCCTCGACGGGGTGTATCCACCCCAGCTCGACACCGATGCCGCCATCGTCGCGTCCGCCACTCGTGCGCTCGACGTGCTCGACGAGGCGTGCGCGGCCGAGACGGTGTGCCGGCAGTACCTCGCCGACGGGTCCGTGCGGAGCACGCTCGAGCGGGTCATGGTGGAGTTGGACGAGCGTCCGATGACCGTGTCGCTCGGCGGCAACCGGGTGGGGCTCGCCCAGGACGTCGAGCTCGTGCTCGACGGCGGGCGGGCGGCCGAGCTGATCTTCCCGCTCATGTACCAGGAGGCCTGGCTGCGCTACATCCCGGCGATCGTCGGCGGGTTGGATGATCGTGACGAGTCCTCGGCCCGGTGGCTCGGCGAGACCGGCGTGCGCGTCTTTCTCAGCTCCGCCCTCGCCAACGACGAGGGCACCTACTTCGCGGTGCAGTGCCACGACCGCCTGCCGTTCACGGACGGGCCGGGACAGGTCGACGACCCGTTCGCGGCGGCCGTCGCCGCGGCCCCGCTCGCGGACATGTGTCGGGAGTGGGAGCGCGACGAGGCTCCGCCGTTGGCCCACGCGCCGGTCGTGTCCGACATCTCGACGCTCCTGTTGAGCGGCACCTTCGACCCGATCACGCCGCCGGACCACGCCGCGATGGCGGCCGAGACGCTCACCAACGCGACGACCGTCGTCCAGGACGGGCGCGGCCACGGCATCTGGGCCGGCGACTCCTGCATCGCCCAGATCGTCCAGCAGTTCGTCGCCGATCCGGCTCGGACGCTCGATACGTCGTGCGCGGAATCGGGAGTCGACGTCGAATGGGCACGCCCCTGA
- a CDS encoding SDR family oxidoreductase translates to MILEGKTVMVIGVGPGLGMSCAAAAHRDGAQVVVVARNEERLAAIAAELDPSGERVVPAAADIMDPASLEAAVATATERFGGLDAVINVAALDTAHAPFEALDDATLLKNLEVNVLGAVHVVRAVTPAFEARGGGSVVLIGSQASLKPVPAIPQSAYAAAKSALLAMARDMASELGPKGIRVNTVVPTWMWGPNVQMYCEWQAGERGITAEEVRDEIAQTMALRAMPTDADVAESAVFFASDRAAMITGQRLLVNAGEFYDT, encoded by the coding sequence ATGATTCTCGAAGGAAAGACCGTGATGGTCATCGGTGTCGGCCCCGGCCTGGGCATGTCCTGCGCGGCAGCCGCGCACCGCGACGGCGCTCAGGTCGTGGTCGTCGCCCGGAACGAGGAACGACTCGCCGCGATCGCCGCCGAACTCGACCCGAGCGGGGAGCGTGTCGTACCCGCCGCGGCGGACATCATGGATCCGGCGAGTCTCGAGGCGGCGGTGGCCACCGCCACCGAGCGCTTCGGCGGGCTCGACGCGGTGATCAATGTGGCTGCGCTCGACACCGCCCACGCTCCGTTCGAGGCGCTGGACGACGCCACCCTGCTCAAGAACCTCGAGGTCAACGTCCTGGGTGCGGTCCATGTCGTGCGAGCCGTGACCCCGGCATTCGAGGCGCGTGGAGGTGGATCGGTCGTGCTGATCGGATCGCAGGCGTCGCTGAAGCCGGTGCCCGCGATTCCCCAGTCCGCCTACGCGGCCGCCAAGTCGGCCCTGCTCGCGATGGCCCGCGACATGGCCAGCGAGTTGGGCCCGAAGGGCATCCGGGTCAACACCGTGGTGCCGACGTGGATGTGGGGCCCGAACGTGCAGATGTACTGCGAGTGGCAGGCGGGTGAGCGGGGCATCACCGCCGAGGAGGTGCGCGACGAGATCGCGCAGACCATGGCGCTGCGGGCCATGCCGACCGATGCCGACGTCGCCGAGTCGGCCGTGTTCTTCGCGAGCGACCGGGCCGCGATGATCACCGGTCAACGGCTCCTCGTGAACGCCGGTGAGTTCTACGACACGTGA
- a CDS encoding NUDIX hydrolase, with product MTDSVPVVPAASVLIVDDRPDLHVVIGKRRPGSVFVGGLIVFPGGGVDPADGEAPALHRVPGASVPDMDPRAGAAFLHAAIRETEEEVGLDIAGAGPVDHGDFPHVGHWITPPGSPRRYDTHFFLARYMGGAVVPDGIELTDAWWERPGDALRRIEAGDLEAIAPTIAFLEALSEYRNVADAFSRRGRGKRRGNSNGWTHL from the coding sequence GTGACGGATTCGGTGCCGGTCGTGCCGGCGGCGTCGGTGTTGATCGTCGACGATCGCCCGGATCTGCACGTCGTGATCGGCAAGCGTCGGCCCGGGTCGGTCTTCGTGGGCGGGCTGATCGTGTTCCCCGGCGGCGGCGTGGATCCCGCCGACGGCGAGGCGCCGGCCCTTCACCGGGTGCCCGGCGCGTCCGTCCCCGACATGGACCCGCGCGCCGGCGCGGCCTTTCTCCATGCGGCGATACGCGAGACGGAGGAGGAGGTCGGCCTCGACATCGCCGGCGCGGGCCCGGTCGATCACGGCGACTTCCCCCATGTCGGGCACTGGATCACGCCTCCCGGCTCGCCCCGGCGGTACGACACGCACTTCTTCCTCGCCCGCTACATGGGCGGTGCCGTGGTCCCCGACGGCATCGAACTGACCGACGCGTGGTGGGAACGGCCCGGCGATGCGCTGCGACGGATCGAAGCGGGTGACCTCGAGGCCATCGCCCCGACGATCGCGTTTCTCGAGGCATTGTCCGAATATCGCAACGTGGCCGACGCATTTTCGCGTCGCGGTCGTGGAAAACGTCGCGGCAATAGCAACGGTTGGACGCATCTGTGA
- a CDS encoding MIP/aquaporin family protein, translating into MTDLPRRLLAEFVGTAFLLAGVIGSGIMATNLTDDVGLQLLANAAATAGVLYMLILAFGPVSGAHVNPAVTIADAWLGNRPWSDVGPYIVTQIAGGAVGVILANLMFELDAISISEKTRDGYGQYIGEVVATFGLVLLIFALVRSGRDHLAAGAVAAYIGGAYWFTSSTSFANPAVSVTRTLSDTFAGIEPASAPMFVVLQLAGMALAVAVARVLYP; encoded by the coding sequence ATGACTGATCTCCCGCGGCGCCTCCTGGCCGAGTTCGTCGGCACCGCCTTCCTGCTCGCCGGGGTGATCGGTTCGGGCATCATGGCGACGAACCTGACGGACGACGTCGGGCTCCAGTTGCTCGCCAACGCGGCCGCGACCGCCGGCGTGCTCTACATGCTCATCCTCGCCTTCGGTCCGGTGAGCGGCGCTCATGTCAACCCGGCGGTCACGATCGCTGACGCATGGCTCGGCAATCGCCCGTGGTCCGACGTCGGGCCGTACATCGTCACGCAGATCGCGGGCGGGGCGGTCGGCGTGATCCTCGCGAATCTGATGTTCGAGCTCGATGCGATCTCGATCAGTGAGAAGACCCGCGACGGCTACGGGCAGTACATCGGCGAGGTCGTGGCGACCTTCGGGCTCGTCCTGCTCATCTTCGCCCTGGTGCGCAGCGGCCGTGACCATCTCGCGGCCGGTGCCGTCGCCGCCTACATCGGGGGCGCCTACTGGTTCACCTCGTCGACCTCGTTCGCGAACCCCGCGGTCTCGGTCACCCGCACGCTGTCGGACACCTTCGCCGGCATCGAACCGGCGTCGGCGCCGATGTTCGTCGTCCTCCAGCTGGCCGGAATGGCCTTGGCCGTGGCGGTGGCGCGAGTCTTGTACCCGTGA
- a CDS encoding amidohydrolase family protein: protein MTATDSAPDLFDRFEVIDVDTHVTEPPDVWTARTPSSMHDRVPHIERIDGQDVWMCDGDRLGQPGYYSMAGYDGLMPLNVPDTFDDIHPAMYDSHERLKFMDAQGIRAQVLYPNVGGFGNAYFMQMGDRDVVETCVRAFNDWITDWTSADPNRLIGVTAVPFWDLEFAVAEIERGVEAGHKAINFCNQPQDHGMPALAHTHWDPIWAAAQDAGVSVSFHVGGGSMGTQFQDTAEMGWMTNFAKVSSLIFLDNMRCVADLIFGGVCHRFPDLKLVSVESGAGWIPGAMESFDWQWQNGGVRIEHPDYELLPSEYFARQIYGCFWFEQAAARFAIDRFPDNILYETDYPHPTCQHPGPATPAQYPRDYATGALSSLDDATLQKVLHDTAASIYGLD from the coding sequence GTGACTGCCACCGATTCCGCGCCCGACCTCTTCGACCGCTTCGAGGTCATCGACGTCGACACCCATGTCACCGAGCCCCCGGACGTCTGGACGGCCCGCACGCCGAGCTCCATGCACGACCGTGTGCCCCACATCGAACGAATCGACGGGCAGGACGTCTGGATGTGCGACGGCGATCGGCTCGGCCAGCCCGGGTACTACTCGATGGCGGGCTACGACGGCCTCATGCCGCTGAACGTGCCGGACACCTTCGACGACATCCACCCGGCCATGTACGACAGTCACGAGCGGCTGAAGTTCATGGACGCACAGGGCATCCGAGCCCAGGTCCTCTATCCCAATGTCGGCGGGTTCGGGAACGCCTACTTCATGCAAATGGGCGACCGCGATGTGGTCGAGACCTGCGTGCGGGCGTTCAACGACTGGATCACGGACTGGACCTCGGCGGACCCGAACCGACTGATCGGCGTGACGGCGGTGCCGTTCTGGGATCTCGAGTTCGCGGTCGCCGAGATCGAGCGCGGCGTGGAGGCCGGCCACAAGGCGATCAATTTCTGCAACCAGCCCCAGGACCACGGGATGCCGGCGCTCGCCCACACCCATTGGGATCCGATCTGGGCCGCCGCCCAGGACGCCGGCGTCTCGGTCAGCTTCCACGTCGGCGGTGGCTCCATGGGCACCCAGTTCCAGGACACCGCCGAGATGGGGTGGATGACCAACTTCGCCAAGGTCTCGTCGCTGATCTTCCTCGACAACATGCGCTGCGTCGCTGACCTGATCTTCGGTGGCGTCTGCCACCGGTTCCCGGACCTGAAGCTCGTCTCGGTCGAGTCCGGTGCGGGCTGGATCCCCGGGGCGATGGAGTCGTTCGACTGGCAGTGGCAGAACGGCGGCGTGCGCATCGAGCACCCCGACTACGAGCTCCTGCCGTCGGAGTACTTCGCTCGGCAGATCTACGGATGCTTCTGGTTCGAGCAGGCGGCGGCGCGGTTCGCGATCGACCGCTTCCCCGACAACATCCTCTACGAGACCGACTATCCGCACCCGACGTGTCAGCACCCGGGCCCGGCGACGCCCGCCCAGTACCCGCGGGACTACGCGACCGGCGCGCTGTCGTCACTCGACGACGCCACGCTCCAGAAGGTCCTGCACGACACCGCCGCGTCGATCTACGGACTCGACTAG
- a CDS encoding M20 family metallopeptidase, which produces MTMIDDLRGAGIREEAEAGLEPVIELRRAIHREPELGIANPITIGRVGDALADLPLDVHRGEGDITSLWADLKGETDGPMVLLRADTDALPMTEDTDLEFRSAIDGRAHACGHDAHTAMLVGAARMLAGRRDEIHGTVRFMFQPGEEGMGGAALMIDEGVLDGVDAAYALHITPNCPSGWVAGRAGAIMAAADVFHITVRGAGGHASTPHFTTDPVTIAAHLVTAIQTMVTREIHVFEPAIITVTQLQAGTTTNVIPETATIAGTIRTMAPHTRDQAHLGIERVAHAVAATFDATAEVTIDKGYPVTVNHPGPVELVKNVTEAVLGERKFLELPFPVMGAEDFSYILEKVPGCMSLLGVCPEHIENSLEAPACHSNKMMLHEPAMANGMAVHAATAIAALDELR; this is translated from the coding sequence ATGACGATGATCGATGATCTGCGGGGCGCGGGGATCCGAGAGGAAGCGGAGGCCGGGCTCGAGCCGGTCATCGAGCTGCGCCGCGCCATCCACCGCGAGCCGGAGCTCGGAATCGCCAATCCGATCACCATCGGTCGCGTCGGCGATGCCCTGGCCGATCTGCCGCTCGACGTGCACCGGGGCGAAGGCGACATCACCTCGCTGTGGGCCGACCTGAAGGGCGAGACGGACGGTCCGATGGTGTTGCTGCGAGCGGACACCGACGCCCTCCCCATGACCGAGGACACCGACCTCGAGTTCAGGAGTGCGATCGACGGCCGAGCCCACGCCTGCGGCCATGACGCCCACACCGCAATGCTGGTCGGTGCGGCCCGGATGCTCGCCGGCCGCCGCGATGAGATCCACGGCACGGTGCGCTTCATGTTCCAGCCCGGCGAGGAGGGCATGGGTGGCGCGGCCCTGATGATCGACGAGGGCGTGCTCGACGGGGTCGACGCCGCCTACGCCCTCCACATCACTCCGAACTGTCCGTCCGGATGGGTCGCCGGCCGCGCCGGGGCGATCATGGCGGCCGCCGACGTGTTCCACATCACCGTGCGGGGGGCCGGCGGCCACGCCTCGACGCCGCACTTCACCACGGACCCGGTCACCATCGCCGCGCACCTCGTCACCGCGATCCAGACGATGGTCACCCGCGAGATCCACGTCTTCGAACCGGCCATCATCACGGTCACCCAACTCCAGGCCGGCACGACCACGAACGTCATCCCGGAGACGGCGACGATCGCAGGCACGATCCGAACCATGGCCCCCCACACCCGCGACCAGGCTCATCTCGGGATCGAGCGGGTCGCCCACGCCGTCGCCGCGACCTTCGACGCGACCGCGGAGGTCACCATCGACAAGGGCTACCCCGTCACCGTGAACCATCCCGGCCCGGTCGAACTCGTGAAGAACGTGACCGAGGCCGTGCTCGGTGAGCGCAAGTTCCTCGAGTTGCCGTTCCCGGTGATGGGCGCCGAAGACTTCAGCTACATCCTCGAGAAGGTGCCCGGCTGCATGAGCCTGCTTGGTGTCTGCCCCGAACACATCGAGAACTCACTGGAGGCGCCGGCCTGTCACAGCAACAAGATGATGCTCCACGAGCCGGCGATGGCGAACGGCATGGCCGTCCACGCCGCCACTGCGATCGCGGCCCTGGACGAGTTGCGCTAG
- a CDS encoding histidine phosphatase family protein produces MEIIIVRHARPEIVVGADGIADPGLDEIGQWQAEQVSAWLAHESIDAVVTSPKARAIETVGPLLGTLDVAHEIVHDLDEVDRFSSTYFPTELVHTHGGDYWDRIVAQDWDGLGWDDPATFRTRVEAAWSELVVNPRGERVVVACHGGVIRIILGAVAGPHVGFFPLNVDYASVSRIEVDENGRQRFLSLNETGHFDAERIGVRGVMNDGERVRDAFH; encoded by the coding sequence GTGGAGATCATCATCGTGCGCCATGCCCGACCCGAGATCGTCGTCGGCGCCGACGGGATCGCCGACCCCGGCCTCGACGAGATCGGGCAGTGGCAGGCGGAGCAGGTTTCCGCCTGGCTCGCCCACGAGTCCATCGATGCGGTGGTGACGAGTCCGAAGGCCCGGGCGATCGAGACGGTGGGGCCCTTGCTCGGGACGCTGGACGTCGCCCACGAGATCGTGCACGACCTGGATGAGGTCGACCGCTTCTCGTCGACCTACTTCCCGACGGAGCTGGTGCACACCCACGGCGGGGACTACTGGGACCGGATCGTCGCCCAGGACTGGGACGGGCTCGGTTGGGACGACCCCGCCACCTTCCGGACCCGCGTCGAGGCCGCCTGGAGCGAGCTCGTCGTCAATCCGCGGGGCGAGCGGGTCGTCGTGGCCTGCCACGGCGGCGTGATCCGCATCATCCTCGGCGCGGTGGCGGGCCCGCACGTCGGCTTCTTCCCGCTGAACGTCGACTACGCCTCGGTGTCGCGTATCGAGGTCGACGAGAACGGCAGGCAGCGGTTCCTGTCCCTCAACGAGACCGGTCATTTCGACGCCGAGCGCATCGGGGTGCGGGGCGTCATGAACGACGGCGAGCGAGTGCGCGACGCGTTCCACTGA
- a CDS encoding amidohydrolase family protein: MAALDYQAFDADNHYYEAEDAFIRHVDPKWHKRCMQWAEVNGRKRLLVGGKVNRFIPNPTFDPVARPGCLDDYFRGKVAKDNIVEAFGELVPIPDEYRDRDARLAVMDRQNLEACFMFPTLGVGMESSLEHDPAAMLVAFDGFNKWVEEDWGLNYEDRIFTAGYITLADVDWALDQLDWMIEHDVRVVNMRPASVPDGNGGRRSLGHPAHDPFWKKMNQHGITLAMHSGDSGYEFMSDFWGMTDDFEAFRQNALKSLLTYSPISDALASLIAEGVLSEHTNIRVCTIETGSEWVQPLFKKFDKTYRQQKHSFAEDPIEVFRRQVWVSPYYEDDLVDLRDKVGAEHMLFGSDWPHAEGLPEPTDFIHDLHEFDSAEIEMIMRTNGLALTQRAV; the protein is encoded by the coding sequence ATGGCTGCTCTCGACTATCAGGCGTTCGACGCCGACAACCACTACTACGAGGCGGAGGATGCCTTCATCCGCCACGTCGACCCCAAGTGGCACAAGCGGTGCATGCAATGGGCGGAGGTGAACGGGCGCAAGCGCCTGCTCGTCGGCGGCAAGGTGAACCGCTTCATCCCGAACCCCACGTTCGATCCCGTGGCCCGGCCCGGCTGCCTGGACGACTACTTCCGCGGGAAGGTCGCGAAGGACAACATCGTCGAGGCGTTCGGTGAGCTCGTCCCGATCCCCGACGAGTACCGCGATCGCGATGCCCGGCTCGCCGTGATGGACCGCCAGAACCTCGAAGCCTGCTTCATGTTCCCGACCCTGGGCGTCGGCATGGAGAGCAGCCTCGAGCACGATCCGGCGGCGATGCTCGTCGCCTTCGACGGCTTCAACAAGTGGGTCGAGGAGGACTGGGGTCTCAACTACGAGGACCGCATCTTCACGGCGGGCTACATCACGCTCGCGGACGTGGACTGGGCCCTCGACCAGCTCGACTGGATGATCGAGCACGACGTGCGGGTCGTCAACATGCGCCCCGCCTCGGTGCCGGACGGCAACGGCGGCCGCCGCAGCCTCGGCCATCCGGCGCACGACCCGTTCTGGAAGAAGATGAACCAACACGGCATCACGCTGGCGATGCACTCCGGCGATTCCGGCTACGAGTTCATGTCCGACTTCTGGGGCATGACCGACGATTTCGAGGCCTTCCGGCAGAACGCGCTGAAGTCGTTGCTCACCTATTCACCGATCAGCGATGCCCTGGCGTCGCTCATCGCCGAAGGCGTGCTGAGCGAGCACACGAACATCCGCGTCTGCACCATCGAGACCGGGTCGGAGTGGGTCCAGCCGCTGTTCAAGAAGTTCGACAAGACCTACCGCCAGCAGAAGCACTCGTTCGCGGAGGACCCGATCGAGGTCTTCCGGCGCCAGGTCTGGGTGTCGCCCTACTACGAGGACGATCTCGTCGACCTCCGGGACAAGGTCGGTGCCGAGCACATGCTGTTCGGCTCCGACTGGCCACACGCCGAGGGACTGCCCGAACCCACCGATTTCATCCACGACCTCCACGAGTTCGACAGCGCCGAGATCGAGATGATCATGCGCACGAACGGCCTCGCCCTCACGCAACGGGCGGTCTGA
- a CDS encoding gamma-glutamyl-gamma-aminobutyrate hydrolase family protein (Members of this family of hydrolases with an active site Cys residue belong to MEROPS family C26.) yields MKTALDPECDLFTIAPDYTESVRRAGGLPLLAVHVEGDEIDELLDTADALLISGGQDMDPATYGQDNTSSWKVRRESDDFDLEITRRAVERDIPVLGICRGAQVVNVALGGDLAQEVQEEGSAAHPTYREMAPTPRLHRHDVDVVEGSRLAALYGDGPLAVNSLHHQAIGAVADRLVVTARSDDGVVEAVEGAPGSGLDLLAVQWHPEMLAGERGGELFADLVERARARVTMTT; encoded by the coding sequence TTGAAGACGGCGCTTGATCCGGAGTGTGACCTCTTCACGATCGCCCCCGACTACACGGAGTCCGTTCGCCGAGCGGGCGGCCTGCCCCTCCTCGCGGTGCACGTCGAGGGAGACGAGATCGACGAGCTGCTCGACACGGCCGACGCCCTCCTGATCTCCGGCGGACAGGACATGGATCCCGCCACCTACGGCCAGGACAACACGTCGAGTTGGAAGGTGCGCCGCGAGTCCGACGACTTCGATCTCGAGATCACCCGTCGCGCCGTCGAGCGGGACATCCCGGTGCTCGGCATCTGCCGTGGTGCACAGGTGGTGAACGTGGCTCTCGGCGGCGACCTCGCCCAGGAGGTGCAGGAGGAGGGGTCGGCCGCCCATCCCACGTATCGGGAGATGGCGCCCACGCCGCGGCTGCACCGCCACGACGTGGACGTCGTGGAAGGTTCCCGACTCGCCGCCCTCTACGGCGACGGGCCGCTCGCCGTGAACTCGCTGCACCATCAGGCCATCGGTGCGGTGGCGGACCGCTTGGTCGTGACTGCCCGTAGCGACGACGGCGTCGTGGAGGCGGTGGAAGGCGCTCCGGGAAGCGGGCTCGACCTGCTGGCGGTCCAGTGGCACCCGGAGATGCTCGCCGGGGAACGGGGCGGCGAGCTGTTCGCCGATCTGGTCGAGCGGGCCCGGGCTCGTGTCACGATGACGACGTGA
- a CDS encoding DNA-3-methyladenine glycosylase I — translation MAEWTQLGDDGVTRCWWPGTAEDYVAYHDDEWGRPVTDDVRLFEKICLEGFQSGLSWITILRKRENFRRAFAGFDPAKVATFGEADVLRMLDDAGIVRHQGKIRSSINNAARALELIEERGTLAAYFWSWEPTEIEGDRSGEWPVPSTTPTSIAIAKDLKKRGWSFVGPTTVYAFMQAMGLVNDHLSGCAAGVQCEAERTALVRPT, via the coding sequence ATGGCCGAGTGGACGCAACTCGGCGACGACGGTGTCACCCGCTGCTGGTGGCCCGGCACCGCCGAGGACTATGTGGCGTACCACGACGACGAATGGGGTCGTCCGGTCACCGACGACGTGCGGCTCTTCGAGAAGATCTGTCTGGAGGGATTCCAGTCCGGACTGTCGTGGATCACGATCCTGCGCAAGCGCGAGAACTTCCGGCGTGCCTTCGCCGGCTTCGACCCGGCGAAGGTCGCGACGTTCGGCGAGGCCGACGTGCTGCGCATGCTCGACGATGCCGGCATCGTGCGGCACCAGGGCAAGATCCGTTCGTCGATCAACAATGCGGCGCGAGCGCTCGAGCTGATCGAGGAGCGGGGCACGCTGGCCGCCTACTTCTGGTCGTGGGAGCCGACGGAGATCGAAGGAGATCGGTCGGGGGAGTGGCCCGTCCCCTCGACCACGCCGACGTCGATCGCCATCGCCAAGGACCTGAAGAAGCGGGGCTGGAGCTTCGTCGGCCCGACGACGGTCTACGCGTTCATGCAGGCGATGGGTCTCGTCAACGACCATCTGTCGGGGTGCGCGGCGGGCGTGCAGTGCGAGGCCGAACGGACCGCGCTCGTACGGCCGACCTGA